A stretch of Chloracidobacterium validum DNA encodes these proteins:
- the ribA gene encoding GTP cyclohydrolase II encodes MEAISGNAARDNLLPLTVERVAEANLPTEFGLFRIIGYRSLTSDEEFVVLLKGVPNPQVPTLVRIHSQCLTGDVFHSIKCDCGPQLQRAMEKIAATGLGVIVYQHQEGRGIGILNKIRAYALQDQGADTIEANVRLGFDVDARDYTQCVEILQELGLKKIRLMSNNPLKLEALQNAGLEVVERVPIELAPRAPSVGYLRTKKEKMGHLLSVV; translated from the coding sequence ATGGAAGCCATATCTGGCAACGCGGCGCGTGACAACCTGCTGCCCTTGACGGTCGAGCGCGTCGCGGAAGCCAACCTCCCCACGGAATTCGGACTGTTTCGCATCATCGGATACCGCAGCCTGACCAGTGACGAAGAGTTTGTCGTGCTCCTCAAGGGCGTACCCAACCCACAGGTTCCAACGCTCGTCCGAATTCATTCCCAGTGCCTGACCGGAGACGTGTTTCACTCCATCAAGTGCGATTGCGGCCCACAGTTGCAACGCGCCATGGAAAAAATCGCGGCTACCGGGCTGGGTGTCATCGTCTATCAGCATCAGGAAGGCCGCGGCATCGGCATTTTGAACAAGATTCGGGCGTATGCGCTCCAGGACCAAGGCGCGGACACCATCGAGGCGAATGTTCGACTGGGCTTCGACGTGGACGCCCGCGACTATACGCAATGCGTCGAAATCCTGCAGGAACTGGGACTGAAGAAAATTCGCCTGATGTCCAACAACCCGCTCAAGCTGGAGGCGCTCCAGAACGCCGGACTGGAAGTTGTCGAGCGCGTGCCGATTGAACTCGCCCCACGGGCCCCGTCAGTCGGCTACCTCCGCACGAAAAAGGAAAAAATGGGACACCTACTGAGCGTCGTCTAG
- a CDS encoding enoyl-CoA hydratase/isomerase family protein, producing the protein MHEEHLRFEKTGKVALLTLNRPQVINVLTTAMLRALDRALDDIAADETIQSVVLRGAGARGFCAGADVKWLRQCVLDGQPELGDEFFAVEYALDLRLHTFPKPIVALMEGVTMGGGLGLAIGARHRVATPTTRLAMPEVHIGFFPDVGASWFLRQLPGAWGRYLALTGASIDGATARALGLATHYLDAPPVADLVDRLQAAPAAVALDALAQVPPPSIARDEWIETHFAHGSPAEILSSLETATDERSTQAAQSLRAASPFSVALTWELLCSSPPASLEAAFAREGELARQAIRHPDYAEGVRARLVDKDFNPRWAPPS; encoded by the coding sequence ATGCACGAAGAACACCTACGTTTCGAGAAAACCGGCAAGGTCGCCTTGCTCACGCTCAACCGCCCCCAGGTCATCAACGTTTTGACGACGGCCATGCTCCGGGCGCTGGACCGCGCGCTCGACGACATTGCCGCGGATGAAACCATCCAGTCGGTCGTCCTGCGCGGCGCCGGCGCGCGTGGCTTCTGCGCCGGCGCGGATGTGAAGTGGCTGCGCCAGTGTGTACTCGACGGTCAACCAGAACTGGGTGACGAGTTTTTTGCTGTCGAGTATGCGCTTGATTTGCGGTTGCACACCTTTCCGAAGCCGATTGTCGCGCTGATGGAAGGCGTCACCATGGGTGGTGGCTTGGGGCTGGCGATTGGTGCGCGCCATCGCGTTGCCACGCCAACGACCCGCTTGGCAATGCCGGAAGTTCACATCGGCTTTTTCCCAGATGTCGGCGCAAGTTGGTTTTTGCGGCAGCTTCCGGGCGCATGGGGACGGTATCTGGCGCTGACCGGCGCGAGCATTGACGGGGCGACGGCGCGGGCGCTTGGATTGGCAACCCACTACCTTGACGCGCCGCCGGTGGCCGACTTGGTTGACCGCCTGCAAGCCGCACCGGCTGCCGTGGCGCTCGATGCCCTGGCGCAGGTGCCACCGCCGAGCATCGCGCGCGACGAGTGGATTGAAACCCATTTTGCCCACGGCTCGCCGGCCGAGATACTGTCCTCGCTGGAGACCGCCACCGACGAACGCTCAACGCAAGCGGCGCAGAGCTTGCGGGCGGCATCGCCCTTCAGTGTGGCGCTCACCTGGGAACTGCTCTGTAGCTCGCCGCCGGCGTCGCTCGAAGCCGCCTTTGCTCGGGAAGGCGAGCTAGCTCGCCAGGCCATTCGGCATCCCGATTATGCCGAAGGCGTACGGGCGCGGCTGGTGGACAAAGACTTCAACCCGCGCTGGGCACCGCCAAGCTAG
- the mdh gene encoding malate dehydrogenase — translation MGRKKITVVGAGNVGATVAELLVLKELGDVVLVDIVEGLPQGKGLDLNEMAPVERYDALVTGVNDYDATQASDVVVITSGAPRKPGMSRDDLVEINQKIVSSVTEQVAPRSPNAILVIVANPLDAMCTVAHRVSGFPRERVVGMAGVLDSARMRYFLADALKVSVENITAFVLGGHGDTMVPLPRYSTCAGIPIPELLPAETIAAIVERTRNGGAEIVKLLGTSAWYAPAAATVEMVEAILKDKKKILPCAALLQGEYGLEGLFIGVPVKLGAGGVEQIIEIKLTEDESAALKKSAAAVQELVNLLK, via the coding sequence ATGGGACGCAAAAAAATTACGGTGGTCGGCGCTGGGAACGTCGGCGCGACCGTGGCTGAACTCCTTGTCCTCAAGGAACTGGGCGATGTCGTGCTAGTTGACATCGTCGAAGGTCTGCCCCAGGGCAAGGGACTCGATTTGAATGAAATGGCCCCGGTCGAAAGGTATGATGCGCTCGTCACCGGGGTCAACGACTATGACGCCACGCAAGCTTCGGATGTCGTGGTGATTACGTCCGGTGCGCCCCGCAAGCCGGGCATGAGCCGCGACGATTTGGTGGAAATCAACCAAAAGATCGTGTCGAGTGTGACCGAGCAGGTCGCGCCACGGTCACCCAACGCGATCCTGGTCATCGTCGCCAATCCGCTCGATGCCATGTGTACCGTCGCGCACCGGGTGTCGGGTTTTCCACGTGAGCGGGTCGTCGGTATGGCGGGCGTGCTGGACTCGGCCCGGATGCGCTACTTTCTGGCCGACGCCCTCAAGGTGTCGGTGGAAAACATCACGGCGTTCGTTCTGGGCGGGCATGGCGATACCATGGTGCCGCTGCCGCGCTACTCGACCTGCGCCGGTATTCCCATTCCTGAGCTTCTGCCGGCCGAGACCATCGCGGCCATCGTCGAACGGACGCGCAATGGCGGGGCCGAGATAGTCAAGCTGCTCGGCACATCGGCCTGGTACGCGCCGGCCGCGGCAACCGTCGAAATGGTCGAGGCCATCCTCAAGGACAAGAAGAAGATTCTTCCGTGCGCGGCTTTGCTTCAGGGTGAGTATGGGCTGGAGGGCTTGTTTATCGGCGTGCCCGTCAAGCTGGGTGCGGGTGGCGTCGAGCAAATCATCGAAATCAAGCTCACCGAAGACGAGTCGGCGGCCCTGAAAAAGTCGGCGGCGGCCGTGCAGGAGCTCGTCAATCTGCTGAAGTGA
- a CDS encoding glycosyltransferase family 9 protein, translated as MQQLLFTHSGSRVEFLLSLPALQAARKHLGQTRIWLAAPDFACQVARLAGCVDTTLALGAHRSTVSHPSLVKALRALTALRQTSFDAVVTLTEDAVEQAGTFLIRARKRLVRRPAAGRTRPHLTDAVAMLIAELGVPPPLPTPQLTLPPDARLAETQKLAKLGWRDDRLTIALHPTVGFAPQVWPSEYFAELGTRLVMEYGVQLLVIETEEEPGLTERLRPEWKRHNLKPVVLRRPGVATLAAALAQASVVVGSNCAPVHLAVAVRTPSVVVMNGDFDSSYLAPRGRRDRLLYALPSRPVTVDEVFGAVCQVMAASRTGALLASDD; from the coding sequence GTGCAGCAGCTTCTTTTCACCCATAGCGGCAGCCGGGTCGAGTTTCTCCTGAGCCTGCCTGCCCTCCAGGCCGCGCGCAAACACCTTGGGCAAACGCGCATCTGGCTTGCCGCGCCGGACTTTGCCTGCCAGGTGGCGCGCCTGGCCGGTTGCGTGGATACGACGTTGGCACTGGGTGCCCATCGTTCGACCGTCTCGCATCCATCACTCGTCAAAGCCCTGCGCGCGCTGACGGCACTGCGGCAGACGTCCTTCGACGCGGTCGTGACGCTGACCGAAGATGCTGTCGAACAAGCCGGAACGTTCCTCATCCGGGCGCGGAAGCGTCTCGTTCGCCGTCCCGCGGCCGGCCGAACCAGACCACACCTCACCGACGCCGTAGCGATGCTCATCGCCGAGCTTGGCGTCCCGCCGCCGCTGCCAACGCCGCAGTTGACGCTGCCGCCGGACGCGCGGCTGGCCGAAACCCAAAAGCTTGCCAAACTTGGCTGGCGCGATGACCGCCTGACGATTGCCCTGCATCCGACCGTTGGTTTTGCCCCCCAGGTCTGGCCAAGCGAATATTTTGCCGAGCTAGGAACACGACTGGTAATGGAATATGGCGTCCAGTTGCTGGTTATTGAGACTGAAGAAGAACCGGGCCTCACCGAGCGGCTGCGGCCTGAGTGGAAGCGCCACAACCTCAAGCCCGTGGTGCTCCGGCGTCCTGGCGTCGCCACGCTGGCGGCTGCGCTGGCGCAGGCATCGGTCGTGGTCGGCAGCAATTGCGCCCCGGTTCACCTGGCCGTCGCGGTGCGCACCCCTAGCGTCGTCGTCATGAACGGTGACTTCGATTCAAGCTATCTCGCGCCGCGTGGGAGGCGCGACCGACTGCTGTACGCGCTCCCGTCGCGCCCGGTGACGGTGGACGAGGTCTTTGGCGCCGTATGTCAGGTGATGGCGGCCAGTCGCACGGGCGCGCTGCTGGCTTCCGATGACTGA
- a CDS encoding VWA domain-containing protein, whose translation MSKHSSPYSSARRRWLQTWLGACMGSLVAPRLLAQNPKSGEDDVLRLTTELVLVNVTVMDGQGNYVRGLRQEDFRIFQDGVAQRIEHFSAENAPFCAAIMIDASDSMRTKLRAARAAAAHFQSLIRADDAVAVYTFGNEVERVQDFSSARMVNPRLWELRARGRTRLYDGLRVVIEALDARPEQRRAIVLISDGADTASDTHPPAVIHEAAQADVLVYAIDLHDPQFPSRSPAEVRHAAWLAELATTTGGRYIRSPGGTHLETHFGAIVEELRAQYTIGFYPPQGYDGLTHEIRVLVRRPNVTWRARKSYT comes from the coding sequence ATGTCGAAACATTCATCTCCGTACTCGTCGGCGCGACGGCGCTGGTTACAGACTTGGTTAGGGGCATGCATGGGTAGCCTGGTCGCGCCACGACTGTTGGCCCAGAATCCCAAGTCCGGCGAAGACGACGTGCTGCGGCTGACGACAGAGTTGGTGCTCGTCAACGTGACTGTGATGGATGGGCAGGGCAACTACGTGCGCGGGTTGCGCCAGGAGGACTTCAGAATCTTTCAGGACGGCGTGGCCCAGCGCATCGAACACTTCAGCGCCGAAAACGCCCCATTCTGTGCGGCAATCATGATTGACGCGAGCGATAGCATGCGCACCAAGTTGCGCGCCGCGCGCGCCGCGGCCGCGCACTTCCAGTCGTTGATTCGTGCGGACGATGCCGTTGCGGTTTACACGTTTGGCAATGAGGTTGAGCGAGTTCAGGACTTCTCCTCAGCTCGGATGGTCAACCCCCGGTTGTGGGAACTGCGGGCGCGTGGAAGAACGCGCCTGTATGATGGACTGCGCGTCGTCATCGAGGCGCTCGATGCGCGCCCGGAACAGCGCCGAGCCATCGTGCTCATCTCCGACGGAGCGGATACAGCGAGCGATACGCACCCGCCAGCAGTTATCCACGAGGCAGCGCAGGCCGATGTTTTGGTCTATGCCATTGACTTGCATGACCCGCAGTTTCCAAGTCGCTCCCCGGCTGAAGTCCGCCACGCTGCCTGGCTGGCCGAGCTGGCAACGACCACCGGCGGACGCTACATCCGCTCGCCCGGCGGCACGCACTTGGAGACCCACTTTGGGGCAATCGTCGAGGAATTACGCGCCCAATATACGATTGGCTTCTACCCGCCGCAGGGGTACGATGGGTTGACGCATGAGATTCGCGTTCTCGTGCGTCGCCCGAATGTGACGTGGCGGGCGCGCAAGAGCTACACCTAG
- a CDS encoding histone, giving the protein MATKRKTTASTDEPKNSPKKAPAAKKTATVEAAVTATAKKATPKKAADPKEPAKPVAAATKPEAEKPQAKKSAAAKPEPAKKEPAQKATPQKETKSKAAAKVAPAEKPDVKAVKSATKPTADKKAEKKPAAKPAEAAPEPVKKSTKKTAKAEAPAAPTKKPTTKKAK; this is encoded by the coding sequence ATGGCGACCAAACGCAAAACGACGGCAAGTACCGACGAACCCAAAAACTCACCCAAGAAAGCGCCCGCCGCCAAGAAAACTGCCACGGTTGAGGCTGCCGTGACGGCAACGGCTAAAAAAGCGACTCCCAAAAAGGCGGCGGACCCGAAAGAACCCGCCAAGCCTGTAGCGGCAGCCACGAAGCCAGAAGCTGAAAAGCCACAGGCCAAAAAGTCAGCCGCCGCCAAGCCAGAACCTGCCAAGAAAGAACCCGCGCAGAAGGCAACGCCTCAGAAAGAAACCAAGTCGAAGGCGGCAGCCAAGGTGGCTCCAGCGGAGAAGCCAGATGTGAAAGCGGTCAAGTCAGCGACGAAACCCACAGCAGACAAGAAGGCTGAAAAGAAACCAGCCGCAAAACCCGCTGAAGCCGCGCCGGAGCCGGTCAAGAAGTCAACGAAGAAAACGGCCAAAGCTGAAGCGCCAGCCGCGCCAACCAAGAAGCCAACGACGAA